One stretch of Anas acuta chromosome W, bAnaAcu1.1, whole genome shotgun sequence DNA includes these proteins:
- the LOC137847326 gene encoding olfactory receptor 14A16-like codes for MSNNSFPTEFLLLPFADTRQLQLLHFGLFLGIYLAALLGNGLILTAIACDHRLHTPMYFFLLNLALLDLGTITTTVPKAMANSLWDTRAISYAGCATQVFMFALFLTAEFSLLTIMAYDRYIAICKPLHYRTIIDRRTCVNMAAAAWGSTFLYSVLHTVNTFSLPLCQGNALDQFFCEIPQILKLSCSHASLQEIGLLVVSACILFGCFVFIVLSYVQIFRAVLRIPSQQGRHKAFSTCLPHLAVVSLFISSGTFAYLKPPSMSSSSLNLLLAVLYSVLPPAVNPLIYSMRNKDLKDAVSKLILGRLYSPHKDPFTLH; via the coding sequence ATGTCCAACAACAGCTTCCCCactgagttcctcctcctgccattcgcagacacacgccagctgcagctcctgcacttcggactcttcctgggcatctacctggctgccctcctgggcaacggcctcatcctcacagccatagcctgtgaccaccgcctccacactcccatgtacttcttcctcctcaaccttgccctccttgacctgggcACTATTACCACCactgttcccaaagccatggccaactccctgtgggacaccagggccatttcCTATGCAGGCTGTGCTACCCAGGTCTTTATGTTTGCTCTCTTTCTCACAGCAGAGTTTTCTCtcctcaccatcatggcctatgaccgctacattgccatctgcaaacccctGCACTACCGGACAATAATAGACAGAAGAACTTGTGTcaacatggcagcagctgcctggggcagtaCTTTTCTCTAttctgtgctgcacactgtcaataccttttcccttcccctctgccaaggcaatgccctggaccagttcttctgtgaaattccccagatcctcaagctctcctgctcacatgCCTCCCTCCAGGAAATTGGGCTTCTTGTGGTTAGTGCCTGTATATTAtttggttgctttgttttcattgtgttgtcctatgtgcagatcttcagggcagtgctgaggatcccctcacagcagggccggcacaaagccttttccacttgcctccctcacctggccgtggtctccctgttcATCAGCAGTGGCACATTTGCCTACCTGAAACCCCCCTCcatgtcctcctcctccctgaaTCTTCtgctggcagttctgtactcggtgctgcctccagcagtgaaccccctcatctacagcatgaggaacaaggatCTCAAGGATGCAGTTAGTAAACTGATTTTGGGGAGGTTGTACAGTCCTCATAAAGATCCCTTCACTCTCCATTGA